One Vespa crabro chromosome 1, iyVesCrab1.2, whole genome shotgun sequence genomic region harbors:
- the LOC124422917 gene encoding uncharacterized protein LOC124422917 isoform X3 translates to MSAQCNRFVQNAWKKEFCSNCFKPREEHTSNEDALRFNIEKASSNLKADSFRLQSILRVKESVQKDQKKKNVAFPEFLTEVIGYGGDDFLSDDEEDIEQVLVDSLNAEEDAIPDSEEERTLSNLTRANTNFNTVTANLSEIIPTNEMNKSSTTAAASTRTFASLMLGRIQKDADGRKTTLLVSVTPFGGDESLPTAKRPSDRKITVNGFSNVTKSATLNNSMESKNEITLKTLKKITVDRKDDKREQSSDSSKLEKITDMPLITSTNLISVIQRNESTEIDNTVVSITDKNLENATNSAEFGVKCEKKLASISRSPAIKKTDNEKPKIAIQLIQSNNNSNCSNYEFSKNIEKECPMKENEIKVNLTSLKKNEEAAESDRPLILRDKKINKITAVGVDDKKTEKTDSSNTIVEKFNFKESRELAGEPDGKADEEEIIEPPALPRSPPPMESRSSIQGETDKVSLIATEPRPSFLHGSVSMDAKSKPVVPQKPSTFVGTKSVLPESEPTCDISSANMKRINANYVLPPPSVQNVTNRTLPSTGTVASQIPNSTRYVTKTEAENSSLNIIGRSVATNKVTKDKMERNDQINHRTSVSTYESVKEKKTISTNGRDIGESTDAEEDGLEPTRLVNNKRRMAPRPPEVTEDLPTSSSLFARNPSANLKSDSPVVREKEKRERASSCSPKFRKAVCEAPDPTGSSHSNDEPSSSSSKRTISLSQDSLTNGSETREGKKRGRSRFSLKRFLRMGSRKDVDMTSGHASNSRLDEIPSTPQPKLRLEIIHPLELDGAAVEVVGNDRITRIGEDQTDFCGSRSEATKTTRSPNGSQQYSSTVRPGKPPPPPRNQSLENWSRVDQSSKPIRPPPPRVETTQQFLDRNEKSVGKMTTTTTTTMTTTAPSSWQPSNSSSASSDLIYANLAAEDVTGEVRSALAPSKPQRTASMRDQTTSQPLIKKHGSSSQNLNQNDYETAATITLPTSDSLTLNDSHVYECLSSSPECDSSLELRHGNGSHHPSCKRKSDSSVMDPGVEFKFNHHHHHHHHHHQPFLRSTSLPYCGSETESELYAPYTFYTGDEGAEEDQDWKSKDDELRLNQLRQRRGRSIVHRSLEDNYGAVIVANHEALAQFVEQLQMNQVAQVPVSLRALKNLNPRLCNFTIDANTSVFIGRRIFCSASWNEQNVSLCIAFDQAMHVSRKEFYLAPIIEFIETVPKEISERVSLSAGKDMEAAISVFPRLQVSTIQGFGLATKDSQDEDITRESSFVLLQFVNALKSLQARGIEESSKSLSNVILCREDKDVCYRLYLLQGLNVDTCDVKREEKISLCQCALVALQQLHLTKKLPLVQELLLREKAVTLSQIKSLLEFTLWGPADVTLGGPREREVALQRWLDLERATILHALVRTRAPLTITDEYQLLFLVRTSAKMMCEASILLDEQRNRLSRVC, encoded by the exons ATGTCCGCACAATGCAATCGCTTCGTGCAGAACGCTTGGAAGAAGGAGTTCTGTTCGAATTGCTTCAAGCCGAGAGAGGAACACACATCGAACGAGGACGCGCTAAGGTTCAATATCGAAAAGGCTTCTTCCAATCTAAAGGCCGACAGTTTCAGGCTCCAG AGTATCCTGAGAGTAAAAGAGTCGGTGCAAAAGgatcaaaagaagaagaacgtggCCTTTCCGGAATTCCTAACGGAGGTGATAGGTTACGGCGGCGATGACTTTCTATCCGACGATGAGGAGGACATCGAGCAAGTGCTTGTGGACTCTCTGAACGCGGAAGAAGATGCAATACCTGATAGTGAGGAGGAACGTACTTTAAGCAACCTAACCCGCGCCAATACAAATTTCAATACCGTTACGGCGAATCTTAGCGAAATCATTCCTACAAACGAAATGAACAAATCTTCAACGACTGCTGCAGCATCGACAAGAACGTTCGCTTCATTGATGCTCGGTAGGATTCAAAAGGACGCCGATGGGAGAAAAACGACGCTCTTAGTATCCGTCACTCCTTTTGGTGGAGATGAATCTTTGCCGACCGCTAAAAGGCCAAGTGATCGGAAGATCACTGTGAATGGTTTTTCAAACGTCACTAAGTCCGCCACTCTTAATAACTCGATGGAGTCGAAAAATGAG ATTACCTTGAAGACATTGAAGAAGATCACAGTTGATAGGAAAGACGATAAACGCGAGCAGAGTAGCGATTCTTCGAAATTGGAGAAGATTACGGACATGCCGCTGATCACTTCGACAAATTTGATATCCGTAATACAGAGGAACGAATCGACGGAAATCGACAATACTGTTGTTAGTATCACTGATAAGAATCTCGAGAATGCTACGAATAGTGCAGAGTTTGGAGTAAAATGTGAGAAAAAATTAGCGAGTATTTCGCGCAGCCCAGCTATCAAAAAAACAGACAATGAAAAACCAAAGATCGCGATTCAATTGAtacaaagtaataataatagtaattgttcGAACTATGAATTTTCAAAGAACATCGAGAAAGAATGTCCgatgaaagagaatgaaatcaAAGTGAACTTGacatctttgaaaaaaaacgaGGAGGCTGCTGAAAGCGATAGACCGTTAATTCTTCGTGATAAAAAGATTAACAAAATTACTGCTGTGGGTGTAGATGATAAAAAAACTGAAAAAACAGACTCGTCTAACACTATCGTAGAAAAGTTTAATTTCAAAGAGAGTCGTGAATTGGCCGGTGAACCTGATGGCAAGGCCGATGAAGAGGAAATTATAGAACCACCGGCTTTACCAAGGAGTCCACCACCTATGGAATCCAGGTCATCGATTCAAGGTGAAACGGATAAAGTCTCTCTAATCGCTACGGAACCGAGGCCGTCTTTTCTTCATGGTTCTGTCAGTATGGACGCAAAATCGAAACCCGTGGTACCTCAAAAGCCGTCGACATTCGTTGGGACAAAGTCTGTTCTACCGGAGAGTGAGCCCACATGTGATATTAGTAGTGCCAATATGAAAAGGATCAACGCTAATTACGTTTTACCACCACCGTCGGTACAAAATGTTACTAACAGGACACTTCCGAGTACAG GTACAGTTGCGTCACAGATTCCAAATTCAACAAGATACGTGACCAAAACCGAAGCAGAGAATTCTTCTTTAAATATCATTGGACGATCCGTTGCAACGAACAAAGTAACGAAGGATAAAATGGAACGAAACGATCAAATTAATCATAGAACAAGCGTGTCTACTTACGAATCggtcaaagaaaagaaaacgatttcAACGAATGGTCGTGATATTGGCGAAAGTACAGATGCAGAAGAAGATGGCTTGGAACCAACTCGATTGGTaaacaataaaagaagaatggcGCCAAGACCACCAGAAGTTACGGAGGATCTTCCGACAAGTTCGAGCTTGTTTGCGAGAAATCCTAGTGCGAATCTGAAATCAGATTCGCCGGTTGTAcgcgaaaaagagaagagggagagagcctCGTCTTGTAGCCCAAAGTTTAGGAAAGCTGTTTGCGAAGCACCGGATCCAACTGGTTCATCTCATTCGAATGATGAGCCCTCCTCCTCATCTTCGAAAAGGACTATATCCTTGTCGCAGGATAGTTTGACGAACGGATCGGAAacaagagagggaaagaaacgAGGTAGATCGAGATTCTCACTAAAGAGATTTCTCAGAATGGGTTCGAGAAAGGACGTCGACATGACCAGCGGCCACGCTTCAAATTCACGACTCGATGAAATACCTTCGACACCGCAACCGAAACTGCGCTTAGAAATCATTCATCCTCTCGAGCTCGATGGTGCTGCAGTTGAAGTCGTGGGAAACGATAGAATCACTAGAATTGGCGAGGATCAAACAGATTTCTGCGGTTCGAGAAGTGAAGCCACAAAGACGACACGTTCTCCCAATGGTTCTCAACAGTATTCTTCGACTG TTAGACCAGGAAagccaccacctccaccaagGAATCAATCTTTGGAGAATTGGTCTCGAGTAGATCAGTCGAGCAAACCTATCAGACCACCGCCACCACGTGTCGAAACGACGCAACAATTCTTggatagaaacgaaaaatcaGTAGGcaagatgacgacgacgacgacgacgacaatgacgacgactgCACCGTCCTCTTGGCAGCCGTCGAATTCATCCTCGGCCAGCTCAGACTTGATTTACGCGAATCTGG CAGCGGAGGATGTTACAGGTGAGGTGCGCAGTGCCCTGGCACCCTCGAAACCTCAAAGAACCGCCAGTATGAGAGACCAAACAACATCCCAGCCTTTGATAAAGAAGCATGGCTCTTCGTCCCAAAATTTGAACCAAAACGATTACGAGACAGCCGCAACTATTACGCTACCAACTTCCGATTCGCTG ACGTTGAACGATAGCCACGTCTATGAGTGTTTGTCCAGCTCACCGGAATGCGATTCAAGTCTAGAGCTACGTCATGGCAACGGATCCCATCATCCCAGCTGCAAGCGGAAATCCGACAGTAGTGTTATGGATCCAGGCGTAgaattcaaattcaatcatcaccaccaccatcatcatcatcatcatcaacccTTCCTCAGATCAACATCGTTACCCTATTGCGGTAGCGAAACAGAAAGCGAACTTTATGCAccatatactttttatactgGTGATGAG GGTGCAGAAGAGGATCAGGATTGGAAGAGCAAAGATGACGAGCTGAGGTTGAATCAATTGAGACAACGAAGAGGACGTAGCATTGTTCATCGAAGTTTAGAAGATAACTATGGCGCTGTCATCGTGGCGAATCATGAGGCACTCGCACAATTTGTCGAACaa tTGCAGATGAACCAAGTTGCCCAAGTACCTGTAAGTCTTCGTGCCTTGAAAAATTTGAATCCTCGTCTCTGCAATTTCACCATTGACGCAAACACGTCCGTTTTCATTGGTAGGCGAATATTCTGCTCGGCTAGTTGGAATGAGCAAAACGTCAGCCTGTGCATCGCATTCGATCAAGCGATGCACGTGTCGCGAAAGGAATTCTACCTGGCGCCAATAATTGAGTTCATAGAGACCGTGCCGAAAGAGATCTCCGAGCGAGTCAGTTTATCCGCCGGCAAGGACATGGAAG CGGCGATCTCAGTTTTCCCACGATTACAAGTGAGTACGATTCAAGGCTTTGGATTAGCCACGAAGGATTCCCAAGACGAAGATATAACAAGAGAGTCCTCGTTCGTCTTACTTCAATTCGTTAACGCACTGAAAAGTCTTCAAGCACGAGGAATCGAAGAATCCTCAAAAAGTCTGAGCAACGTGATACTTTGTCGAGAGGATAAAGACGTCTGCTATCGACTTTATCTATTGCAAGG ATTAAATGTGGACACGTGCGACGttaaacgagaagaaaagatttcCTTGTGTCAGTGTGCTTTGGTGGCTCTTCAACAACTACACTTGACGAAGAAACTTCCTCTCGTGCAAGAATTATTGTTACGTGAAAAAGCAGTTACTCTTTCTCAG ATAAAATCTTTACTCGAGTTCACTCTTTGGGGTCCAGCCGATGTCACTCTTGGTGGACCACGAGAAAGGGAAGTGGCTCTTCAAAGATGGCTCGATCTTGAGAGAGCAACTATTCTCCATGCTTTAGTAAGAACGCGAGCACCTTTGACGATAACCGACGAATATCAACTGCTATTTTTAGTTCGCACCAGCGCGAAAATGATGTGTGAGGCATCGATTTTATTGGATGAACAGCGCAATCGTTTGTCGCGAGTCTGTTAA
- the LOC124422917 gene encoding uncharacterized protein LOC124422917 isoform X2 — translation MSAQCNRFVQNAWKKEFCSNCFKPREEHTSNEDALRFNIEKASSNLKADSFRLQSILRVKESVQKDQKKKNVAFPEFLTEVIGYGGDDFLSDDEEDIEQVLVDSLNAEEDAIPDSEEERTLSNLTRANTNFNTVTANLSEIIPTNEMNKSSTTAAASTRTFASLMLGRIQKDADGRKTTLLVSVTPFGGDESLPTAKRPSDRKITVNGFSNVTKSATLNNSMESKNEITLKTLKKITVDRKDDKREQSSDSSKLEKITDMPLITSTNLISVIQRNESTEIDNTVVSITDKNLENATNSAEFGVKCEKKLASISRSPAIKKTDNEKPKIAIQLIQSNNNSNCSNYEFSKNIEKECPMKENEIKVNLTSLKKNEEAAESDRPLILRDKKINKITAVGVDDKKTEKTDSSNTIVEKFNFKESRELAGEPDGKADEEEIIEPPALPRSPPPMESRSSIQGETDKVSLIATEPRPSFLHGSVSMDAKSKPVVPQKPSTFVGTKSVLPESEPTCDISSANMKRINANYVLPPPSVQNVTNRTLPSTGTVASQIPNSTRYVTKTEAENSSLNIIGRSVATNKVTKDKMERNDQINHRTSVSTYESVKEKKTISTNGRDIGESTDAEEDGLEPTRLVNNKRRMAPRPPEVTEDLPTSSSLFARNPSANLKSDSPVVREKEKRERASSCSPKFRKAVCEAPDPTGSSHSNDEPSSSSSKRTISLSQDSLTNGSETREGKKRGRSRFSLKRFLRMGSRKDVDMTSGHASNSRLDEIPSTPQPKLRLEIIHPLELDGAAVEVVGNDRITRIGEDQTDFCGSRSEATKTTRSPNGSQQYSSTDLRCLFTVRPGKPPPPPRNQSLENWSRVDQSSKPIRPPPPRVETTQQFLDRNEKSVGKMTTTTTTTMTTTAPSSWQPSNSSSASSDLIYANLGEVRSALAPSKPQRTASMRDQTTSQPLIKKHGSSSQNLNQNDYETAATITLPTSDSLTLNDSHVYECLSSSPECDSSLELRHGNGSHHPSCKRKSDSSVMDPGVEFKFNHHHHHHHHHHQPFLRSTSLPYCGSETESELYAPYTFYTGDEGAEEDQDWKSKDDELRLNQLRQRRGRSIVHRSLEDNYGAVIVANHEALAQFVEQLQMNQVAQVPVSLRALKNLNPRLCNFTIDANTSVFIGRRIFCSASWNEQNVSLCIAFDQAMHVSRKEFYLAPIIEFIETVPKEISERVSLSAGKDMEAAISVFPRLQVSTIQGFGLATKDSQDEDITRESSFVLLQFVNALKSLQARGIEESSKSLSNVILCREDKDVCYRLYLLQGLNVDTCDVKREEKISLCQCALVALQQLHLTKKLPLVQELLLREKAVTLSQIKSLLEFTLWGPADVTLGGPREREVALQRWLDLERATILHALVRTRAPLTITDEYQLLFLVRTSAKMMCEASILLDEQRNRLSRVC, via the exons ATGTCCGCACAATGCAATCGCTTCGTGCAGAACGCTTGGAAGAAGGAGTTCTGTTCGAATTGCTTCAAGCCGAGAGAGGAACACACATCGAACGAGGACGCGCTAAGGTTCAATATCGAAAAGGCTTCTTCCAATCTAAAGGCCGACAGTTTCAGGCTCCAG AGTATCCTGAGAGTAAAAGAGTCGGTGCAAAAGgatcaaaagaagaagaacgtggCCTTTCCGGAATTCCTAACGGAGGTGATAGGTTACGGCGGCGATGACTTTCTATCCGACGATGAGGAGGACATCGAGCAAGTGCTTGTGGACTCTCTGAACGCGGAAGAAGATGCAATACCTGATAGTGAGGAGGAACGTACTTTAAGCAACCTAACCCGCGCCAATACAAATTTCAATACCGTTACGGCGAATCTTAGCGAAATCATTCCTACAAACGAAATGAACAAATCTTCAACGACTGCTGCAGCATCGACAAGAACGTTCGCTTCATTGATGCTCGGTAGGATTCAAAAGGACGCCGATGGGAGAAAAACGACGCTCTTAGTATCCGTCACTCCTTTTGGTGGAGATGAATCTTTGCCGACCGCTAAAAGGCCAAGTGATCGGAAGATCACTGTGAATGGTTTTTCAAACGTCACTAAGTCCGCCACTCTTAATAACTCGATGGAGTCGAAAAATGAG ATTACCTTGAAGACATTGAAGAAGATCACAGTTGATAGGAAAGACGATAAACGCGAGCAGAGTAGCGATTCTTCGAAATTGGAGAAGATTACGGACATGCCGCTGATCACTTCGACAAATTTGATATCCGTAATACAGAGGAACGAATCGACGGAAATCGACAATACTGTTGTTAGTATCACTGATAAGAATCTCGAGAATGCTACGAATAGTGCAGAGTTTGGAGTAAAATGTGAGAAAAAATTAGCGAGTATTTCGCGCAGCCCAGCTATCAAAAAAACAGACAATGAAAAACCAAAGATCGCGATTCAATTGAtacaaagtaataataatagtaattgttcGAACTATGAATTTTCAAAGAACATCGAGAAAGAATGTCCgatgaaagagaatgaaatcaAAGTGAACTTGacatctttgaaaaaaaacgaGGAGGCTGCTGAAAGCGATAGACCGTTAATTCTTCGTGATAAAAAGATTAACAAAATTACTGCTGTGGGTGTAGATGATAAAAAAACTGAAAAAACAGACTCGTCTAACACTATCGTAGAAAAGTTTAATTTCAAAGAGAGTCGTGAATTGGCCGGTGAACCTGATGGCAAGGCCGATGAAGAGGAAATTATAGAACCACCGGCTTTACCAAGGAGTCCACCACCTATGGAATCCAGGTCATCGATTCAAGGTGAAACGGATAAAGTCTCTCTAATCGCTACGGAACCGAGGCCGTCTTTTCTTCATGGTTCTGTCAGTATGGACGCAAAATCGAAACCCGTGGTACCTCAAAAGCCGTCGACATTCGTTGGGACAAAGTCTGTTCTACCGGAGAGTGAGCCCACATGTGATATTAGTAGTGCCAATATGAAAAGGATCAACGCTAATTACGTTTTACCACCACCGTCGGTACAAAATGTTACTAACAGGACACTTCCGAGTACAG GTACAGTTGCGTCACAGATTCCAAATTCAACAAGATACGTGACCAAAACCGAAGCAGAGAATTCTTCTTTAAATATCATTGGACGATCCGTTGCAACGAACAAAGTAACGAAGGATAAAATGGAACGAAACGATCAAATTAATCATAGAACAAGCGTGTCTACTTACGAATCggtcaaagaaaagaaaacgatttcAACGAATGGTCGTGATATTGGCGAAAGTACAGATGCAGAAGAAGATGGCTTGGAACCAACTCGATTGGTaaacaataaaagaagaatggcGCCAAGACCACCAGAAGTTACGGAGGATCTTCCGACAAGTTCGAGCTTGTTTGCGAGAAATCCTAGTGCGAATCTGAAATCAGATTCGCCGGTTGTAcgcgaaaaagagaagagggagagagcctCGTCTTGTAGCCCAAAGTTTAGGAAAGCTGTTTGCGAAGCACCGGATCCAACTGGTTCATCTCATTCGAATGATGAGCCCTCCTCCTCATCTTCGAAAAGGACTATATCCTTGTCGCAGGATAGTTTGACGAACGGATCGGAAacaagagagggaaagaaacgAGGTAGATCGAGATTCTCACTAAAGAGATTTCTCAGAATGGGTTCGAGAAAGGACGTCGACATGACCAGCGGCCACGCTTCAAATTCACGACTCGATGAAATACCTTCGACACCGCAACCGAAACTGCGCTTAGAAATCATTCATCCTCTCGAGCTCGATGGTGCTGCAGTTGAAGTCGTGGGAAACGATAGAATCACTAGAATTGGCGAGGATCAAACAGATTTCTGCGGTTCGAGAAGTGAAGCCACAAAGACGACACGTTCTCCCAATGGTTCTCAACAGTATTCTTCGACTG ATCTTAGATGTCTGTTCACAGTTAGACCAGGAAagccaccacctccaccaagGAATCAATCTTTGGAGAATTGGTCTCGAGTAGATCAGTCGAGCAAACCTATCAGACCACCGCCACCACGTGTCGAAACGACGCAACAATTCTTggatagaaacgaaaaatcaGTAGGcaagatgacgacgacgacgacgacgacaatgacgacgactgCACCGTCCTCTTGGCAGCCGTCGAATTCATCCTCGGCCAGCTCAGACTTGATTTACGCGAATCTGG GTGAGGTGCGCAGTGCCCTGGCACCCTCGAAACCTCAAAGAACCGCCAGTATGAGAGACCAAACAACATCCCAGCCTTTGATAAAGAAGCATGGCTCTTCGTCCCAAAATTTGAACCAAAACGATTACGAGACAGCCGCAACTATTACGCTACCAACTTCCGATTCGCTG ACGTTGAACGATAGCCACGTCTATGAGTGTTTGTCCAGCTCACCGGAATGCGATTCAAGTCTAGAGCTACGTCATGGCAACGGATCCCATCATCCCAGCTGCAAGCGGAAATCCGACAGTAGTGTTATGGATCCAGGCGTAgaattcaaattcaatcatcaccaccaccatcatcatcatcatcatcaacccTTCCTCAGATCAACATCGTTACCCTATTGCGGTAGCGAAACAGAAAGCGAACTTTATGCAccatatactttttatactgGTGATGAG GGTGCAGAAGAGGATCAGGATTGGAAGAGCAAAGATGACGAGCTGAGGTTGAATCAATTGAGACAACGAAGAGGACGTAGCATTGTTCATCGAAGTTTAGAAGATAACTATGGCGCTGTCATCGTGGCGAATCATGAGGCACTCGCACAATTTGTCGAACaa tTGCAGATGAACCAAGTTGCCCAAGTACCTGTAAGTCTTCGTGCCTTGAAAAATTTGAATCCTCGTCTCTGCAATTTCACCATTGACGCAAACACGTCCGTTTTCATTGGTAGGCGAATATTCTGCTCGGCTAGTTGGAATGAGCAAAACGTCAGCCTGTGCATCGCATTCGATCAAGCGATGCACGTGTCGCGAAAGGAATTCTACCTGGCGCCAATAATTGAGTTCATAGAGACCGTGCCGAAAGAGATCTCCGAGCGAGTCAGTTTATCCGCCGGCAAGGACATGGAAG CGGCGATCTCAGTTTTCCCACGATTACAAGTGAGTACGATTCAAGGCTTTGGATTAGCCACGAAGGATTCCCAAGACGAAGATATAACAAGAGAGTCCTCGTTCGTCTTACTTCAATTCGTTAACGCACTGAAAAGTCTTCAAGCACGAGGAATCGAAGAATCCTCAAAAAGTCTGAGCAACGTGATACTTTGTCGAGAGGATAAAGACGTCTGCTATCGACTTTATCTATTGCAAGG ATTAAATGTGGACACGTGCGACGttaaacgagaagaaaagatttcCTTGTGTCAGTGTGCTTTGGTGGCTCTTCAACAACTACACTTGACGAAGAAACTTCCTCTCGTGCAAGAATTATTGTTACGTGAAAAAGCAGTTACTCTTTCTCAG ATAAAATCTTTACTCGAGTTCACTCTTTGGGGTCCAGCCGATGTCACTCTTGGTGGACCACGAGAAAGGGAAGTGGCTCTTCAAAGATGGCTCGATCTTGAGAGAGCAACTATTCTCCATGCTTTAGTAAGAACGCGAGCACCTTTGACGATAACCGACGAATATCAACTGCTATTTTTAGTTCGCACCAGCGCGAAAATGATGTGTGAGGCATCGATTTTATTGGATGAACAGCGCAATCGTTTGTCGCGAGTCTGTTAA